From Luteolibacter arcticus, one genomic window encodes:
- a CDS encoding protein kinase domain-containing protein encodes MNPSNSCPECGKPLPTGSDVCPACLMAQAIASRTLDDGPREIPPPPAPEEIAEKFPQFEILECLGRGGMGVVYKARQKSLNRLVAIKILAPEREREVRFAGRFAKEAEMLAKLSHPHIVTIHDFGETGGLYYLVMEFINGVNLRDLLRDGKMVPEQALAIVPPICEALQFAHDHGIVHRDIKPENILLDREGRVKIADFGIATLAGDAAERAGTPHYMAPEQNAGAANIDHRADVYALGVVLYEMLTGERPTTIPVAPSRRVQIDVRLDEVVLRALAQQPELRLQSAGDFNTVLGEVTREVTTHPMRPEPAAETPRIIPAEEKRREWLRHVLHFAPAILLVIAWFSSGLERGAVLILSVLVVAVLVVRALVQAKPAQANTDAPARWALGLLLAGSIGTPLLLSFTTKEEGVLLAGAACLLGSLVLAVLSWRTRRGKTIALIWAGLFTIAAVMAIFYQSLLYESRDEALVRAHSQRLEHAEIAAVLERKLEDYRPGPEVPPHKDTSSPGTVTIKGKGNYPTIAAALEDASPGAVIRIAAGNYPERIVIRKPVTLIGAGWEKTRLHVQGPYLAESRDYEKPEVPSPEQRIMPVVEIETNGQVNLEGISLSMSGTPPEGALSPVSLISAVKCDLSLRDCALVGSVGNGIEARIATLKMDGCLVAAAWNTGIVLGEACKAEIRDCTVRNCYYASIVMRPFSRQSTIDNCCIAGSAWHGIQYDNVSPKITGNLIHNHARSGIYASGNTAGEITGNVIARNEMDGISCWFESRDKIERNLIAANTRESIRLSGMASPQIRGNIISGPGIIQGLIEEEKPAAKSYGTPTVERNIFWGMASPWMRGTEVVTLPKGNRIYDPQLDQGLSLPAGSPFLAEGIGPEKPPEPRTTFPDQPEELAIIPAGESRDFNAWRRPK; translated from the coding sequence ATGAATCCTTCCAACTCATGCCCCGAATGCGGCAAGCCGCTGCCCACCGGCAGCGATGTCTGCCCGGCCTGCCTGATGGCCCAGGCGATCGCGTCACGCACGCTCGATGACGGGCCACGGGAAATCCCGCCGCCGCCCGCGCCGGAAGAGATCGCCGAAAAGTTCCCGCAGTTCGAGATCCTCGAATGCCTCGGCCGCGGCGGCATGGGCGTCGTTTACAAGGCGCGCCAGAAGTCGCTCAACCGGCTGGTCGCGATCAAGATCCTCGCCCCGGAACGCGAGCGCGAAGTCCGCTTTGCCGGACGATTCGCCAAGGAAGCGGAGATGCTCGCGAAGCTGAGCCACCCGCACATCGTCACGATCCACGACTTCGGCGAGACCGGCGGGCTCTACTACCTGGTGATGGAGTTCATCAATGGCGTGAACCTCCGCGACCTGTTGCGCGACGGCAAGATGGTGCCGGAACAAGCGCTGGCCATCGTCCCGCCGATCTGCGAAGCGCTCCAGTTCGCCCACGACCACGGCATCGTCCACCGCGACATCAAGCCGGAGAACATTTTGTTAGATCGCGAGGGCCGCGTGAAGATCGCCGACTTCGGCATCGCCACGCTGGCCGGGGATGCCGCGGAGCGCGCCGGCACGCCGCACTACATGGCACCGGAACAGAATGCCGGCGCGGCAAACATCGACCATCGTGCCGACGTCTACGCCCTCGGCGTGGTCCTCTACGAAATGCTCACCGGCGAGCGACCTACTACGATTCCCGTAGCTCCGTCGCGGCGGGTGCAGATCGACGTGCGATTGGACGAGGTGGTGTTGCGCGCGTTGGCCCAACAGCCGGAGCTGAGGCTCCAGAGTGCGGGGGACTTCAATACCGTGCTCGGCGAAGTGACCCGCGAGGTCACGACCCATCCGATGCGCCCGGAGCCCGCGGCAGAAACACCGCGGATCATACCAGCCGAAGAAAAACGACGCGAATGGCTGCGGCACGTCCTTCACTTCGCGCCAGCGATCCTGCTGGTGATTGCGTGGTTCAGCTCGGGCTTGGAGCGCGGGGCGGTACTGATCCTCTCGGTGCTGGTGGTCGCCGTGCTGGTCGTGAGAGCCCTTGTCCAGGCCAAGCCGGCACAAGCGAACACCGACGCGCCGGCACGCTGGGCTTTGGGGCTGCTCCTCGCAGGGAGCATCGGCACTCCCCTGCTCCTGAGCTTCACCACGAAGGAAGAAGGAGTCTTGCTTGCAGGGGCCGCTTGCCTGCTCGGCTCGCTGGTGCTGGCCGTTTTGTCATGGCGGACCCGCAGGGGAAAGACGATCGCCCTGATCTGGGCCGGGCTCTTCACGATCGCAGCCGTAATGGCGATCTTCTATCAGTCGCTCCTTTACGAATCTCGCGACGAGGCCTTGGTGCGAGCCCACAGCCAACGATTGGAGCATGCGGAGATCGCAGCCGTACTTGAACGGAAGCTGGAGGATTATCGACCTGGGCCTGAGGTGCCACCGCATAAGGACACCTCGTCACCGGGAACCGTGACGATCAAGGGCAAGGGCAACTACCCCACCATCGCTGCAGCCTTGGAGGATGCTTCGCCCGGAGCCGTCATCCGAATTGCCGCTGGCAACTACCCAGAGCGCATCGTCATTCGCAAGCCAGTCACACTGATTGGCGCGGGCTGGGAGAAGACGCGCTTGCATGTCCAGGGTCCCTATCTCGCGGAGAGTCGCGACTACGAAAAGCCCGAGGTTCCCTCTCCGGAGCAGAGGATCATGCCCGTGGTCGAGATCGAGACGAACGGCCAAGTGAACCTTGAGGGCATTTCGCTTTCGATGAGTGGCACGCCTCCGGAAGGAGCGTTGTCGCCCGTCTCATTGATTTCCGCCGTGAAGTGCGACCTGAGCCTCCGGGACTGCGCCCTCGTCGGCTCAGTCGGCAATGGCATCGAAGCCAGGATTGCGACCTTGAAGATGGATGGCTGCCTCGTGGCTGCGGCATGGAACACCGGCATCGTCCTCGGCGAAGCTTGCAAGGCGGAGATCCGCGATTGCACGGTGCGGAACTGCTATTACGCCAGCATCGTCATGCGCCCCTTCTCGCGCCAGTCGACCATCGACAACTGCTGCATCGCCGGGTCGGCATGGCACGGCATCCAGTACGACAATGTCTCGCCGAAGATCACTGGCAATCTCATCCACAACCACGCCCGAAGCGGCATCTATGCCTCCGGCAATACCGCCGGTGAGATCACCGGCAACGTGATCGCCCGCAATGAAATGGACGGAATCTCCTGCTGGTTCGAAAGCCGCGACAAGATCGAACGCAACCTGATCGCGGCGAACACCCGCGAATCGATCCGGCTTTCAGGCATGGCCTCACCGCAGATTCGCGGGAACATCATCTCCGGCCCCGGCATCATCCAAGGGCTCATCGAGGAGGAGAAGCCCGCAGCAAAAAGCTACGGCACACCCACTGTGGAGCGAAATATCTTCTGGGGCATGGCGTCGCCATGGATGCGCGGAACCGAAGTTGTGACCCTGCCGAAGGGCAACCGCATCTACGACCCACAGCTCGACCAAGGGCTGTCTCTGCCTGCAGGCTCACCTTTTCTCGCCGAGGGCATCGGCCCCGAGAAGCCACCGGAGCCTCGCACCACCTTCCCCGACCAGCCGGAGGAACTCGCCATCATCCCCGCCGGGGAATCGCGTGACTTCAATGCATGGCGGCGGCCGAAGTAG
- a CDS encoding autotransporter-associated beta strand repeat-containing protein, producing the protein MTPSTPSPGRLALGIAVTAVSLASLSAATPTWSNSSTDGLWSTPANWNTGNRPLSSDTAIFPAGLGGTVTLDAVMVTDVLTSPTAQSIQFHDDYTVTGSSFIRPGGNVGIGVSSSSTVNFNAPLTSASLALDVDGMLEITGPLGGSMNLDKSGTGTVILSGTNTTTGDREVYEGTLQITSDAAWGSSHSIRVDPSATLDASAMTVPIQIPSGDFANIYGTFRGDLTTSGYLQGNGQIDGTVHAEAGSYVLPDNDGQLHVTGDFTFDASAEIEFYIAHTTPLVGYNQMRVGGIVSLDGDLLLDSDPVLPEGESFFLLLNDGNDPIDGTFDGLPEGGVIPIGNGLALQITYQANGDGGAAGNDVGVTVVPDLVSTDLALTVDAPLAVDLGAAFAVTYTINNLGPNDSTASSLEVELPAAATFNGSTPAGSVIHNLLTIPVTALTHGSSTTVTLNFTAPVTTGSVFVAPWIYNGTGDAIDSNNYAPSMTAVLPGSVPVLDSFHVDPENDLFSLTLETVPDVRYGFQRSIDLVAWADLDEFLGNGNLMEFHPPMEDASVFFRFRILPYAEDGVGEPE; encoded by the coding sequence ATGACGCCCTCCACCCCCTCCCCGGGCCGCCTCGCTCTCGGAATTGCAGTCACCGCCGTATCTCTCGCGTCTCTCTCCGCCGCAACACCGACGTGGAGCAACTCCTCCACCGACGGCCTGTGGTCCACTCCCGCCAACTGGAACACCGGCAACCGGCCGCTTTCATCCGACACCGCGATCTTTCCAGCAGGCCTCGGTGGCACGGTCACCCTGGACGCCGTGATGGTCACGGATGTGCTCACCTCGCCGACGGCACAGAGCATCCAGTTCCATGACGACTACACCGTCACCGGCAGCTCGTTTATCCGGCCCGGCGGCAACGTCGGAATCGGCGTGAGCAGCAGTTCCACGGTGAACTTCAACGCGCCGCTGACCTCCGCCTCTCTCGCCCTCGATGTGGATGGCATGCTGGAAATCACCGGCCCGCTGGGCGGCAGCATGAATCTCGATAAGTCCGGCACTGGCACCGTCATCCTCAGTGGCACGAACACCACCACCGGGGATCGCGAAGTTTACGAAGGCACGCTCCAGATCACTAGTGACGCTGCCTGGGGCAGCTCGCATTCGATCCGGGTCGATCCCTCTGCCACTCTCGATGCCTCGGCGATGACCGTGCCGATCCAGATTCCCTCCGGAGACTTCGCCAACATCTACGGGACTTTCCGCGGCGACCTCACCACGTCAGGCTACTTGCAGGGCAACGGGCAGATTGATGGCACCGTCCACGCCGAAGCCGGCTCCTATGTGCTTCCGGACAACGACGGACAACTCCACGTCACCGGCGACTTCACCTTCGATGCTTCGGCGGAGATCGAGTTCTACATCGCCCACACCACCCCGCTGGTCGGTTACAACCAGATGCGGGTCGGCGGCATCGTGAGCCTTGACGGCGACCTCCTTCTCGACAGCGACCCCGTCCTCCCGGAAGGCGAATCGTTCTTCCTCCTGCTCAACGACGGCAACGACCCGATCGATGGCACCTTCGATGGTTTGCCGGAAGGTGGAGTCATCCCCATCGGCAACGGCCTTGCCCTGCAGATCACCTATCAGGCGAACGGCGATGGCGGAGCGGCCGGCAACGACGTCGGCGTCACCGTAGTCCCGGACCTCGTGAGCACGGATCTTGCCCTGACCGTGGACGCTCCACTTGCCGTGGACCTAGGCGCAGCCTTCGCGGTCACTTACACCATCAACAATCTCGGACCCAACGATTCCACAGCCTCCAGCCTGGAAGTGGAGTTGCCGGCGGCCGCCACCTTCAACGGGTCCACGCCAGCGGGCAGCGTGATCCACAACCTGCTGACCATCCCGGTGACCGCGCTGACCCATGGCAGCAGCACGACCGTGACCCTCAACTTCACGGCACCTGTCACGACCGGATCGGTTTTCGTGGCCCCGTGGATCTACAATGGCACCGGCGATGCCATCGACTCTAACAACTACGCCCCGAGCATGACCGCCGTGCTTCCGGGGAGTGTGCCGGTGCTCGACAGCTTCCACGTCGATCCGGAGAACGACCTGTTCAGCCTGACCCTGGAGACGGTGCCCGACGTGCGCTATGGCTTCCAACGATCCATCGACCTCGTGGCTTGGGCCGATCTGGATGAGTTTCTCGGCAATGGAAACCTGATGGAGTTCCATCCACCGATGGAAGACGCGAGTGTGTTCTTCCGCTTCCGCATTCTTCCTTACGCCGAGGACGGCGTGGGTGAGCCCGAGTGA
- a CDS encoding alkaline phosphatase D family protein, whose product MKPFVPVFPLTSPRLSRRSFLGGSASLITALAAGRVLGQTGMVREMPNFTAYPFQLGVASGDPLADGFVLWTRLAPQPLNGGGMAAEPVRVHWRVAEDEAMTRVVASGSEVASPDWGHSVHVEVSGLKPDRWYWYDFKAGREVSPRGRTRTLERPDRPAAETSLLKMAFASCQHFEAGYYTAYEHMLAESPDLVFHLGDYIYEGPEGNGGIRKHIGPEIVTLDHYRNRHAQYKTDPALQAMHAAAPWVVTWDDHELDNNCAGDIPEEKGMVGRDEFLSRRAAAYQAYYEHMPLRAACVPKGPGMKLYRSVRHGSLVDFHVLDTRQYRTDQPNSDGLKAPGGDALRPDATMLGHAQRDWLLGELGGSRATWNVLAQQVMMARVDFQPGGDTLCSMDQWPGYEAERQALLKAFQQLKVANPVVLTGDIHSHWANDLIANFDQPDSRVVGTEFVCTSITSGGDGMEKRKNFQQAAPENPFVKYHSARRGYVSCTIGDKIWRTDFRTLDHVSRPGSPLNTPASFVVESGSTGMQLA is encoded by the coding sequence GTGAAACCATTCGTCCCCGTATTCCCGCTCACTTCTCCCCGGCTCAGCCGGCGTTCTTTCCTGGGCGGATCCGCCTCCCTGATCACCGCGCTGGCCGCGGGCCGGGTGCTGGGCCAGACCGGGATGGTGAGGGAGATGCCAAACTTCACCGCTTATCCTTTCCAGCTCGGGGTGGCATCCGGCGATCCGCTTGCGGACGGCTTCGTGCTGTGGACCCGGCTGGCACCCCAGCCGCTGAATGGAGGCGGCATGGCGGCGGAGCCGGTGCGGGTGCACTGGCGGGTGGCCGAGGATGAGGCGATGACAAGGGTGGTCGCCAGCGGCAGCGAAGTGGCGAGCCCGGATTGGGGTCACTCGGTTCATGTGGAAGTGAGCGGCCTGAAGCCGGACCGCTGGTACTGGTATGATTTCAAGGCGGGTCGCGAGGTCAGTCCCCGGGGACGCACCCGGACCCTGGAGCGCCCCGATCGCCCGGCTGCGGAGACCTCGCTGCTGAAGATGGCATTCGCCTCCTGCCAGCATTTCGAAGCCGGCTACTACACCGCCTACGAGCATATGCTGGCGGAGAGCCCCGACCTGGTCTTCCACCTCGGCGACTACATCTATGAGGGTCCGGAGGGCAACGGGGGCATCCGCAAGCACATCGGACCGGAGATCGTGACCCTGGATCACTACCGCAACCGCCACGCCCAGTACAAGACCGATCCGGCCTTGCAGGCGATGCACGCGGCCGCACCGTGGGTGGTCACTTGGGATGACCACGAGCTCGACAACAATTGTGCGGGGGATATCCCCGAGGAGAAAGGAATGGTCGGCAGGGACGAGTTCCTGAGCCGTCGCGCCGCGGCTTACCAGGCCTACTATGAGCACATGCCGCTGCGCGCCGCCTGCGTCCCGAAAGGACCGGGGATGAAACTCTACCGCAGCGTCCGCCACGGCAGCCTGGTTGATTTCCACGTGCTCGACACGCGTCAGTATCGTACTGACCAGCCTAATTCCGACGGCTTGAAAGCGCCCGGCGGGGACGCGCTCCGGCCGGATGCCACGATGCTGGGGCATGCCCAGCGGGACTGGCTGCTGGGTGAGCTGGGTGGCTCCCGCGCGACGTGGAACGTGCTGGCCCAGCAAGTGATGATGGCGCGGGTGGACTTCCAGCCCGGGGGCGACACCCTGTGCAGCATGGACCAGTGGCCGGGCTACGAAGCCGAGCGGCAGGCGCTGCTGAAGGCGTTCCAGCAACTGAAGGTGGCCAATCCGGTGGTGCTCACCGGGGACATCCACAGCCACTGGGCGAACGACCTCATCGCCAACTTCGATCAACCCGACTCCAGAGTGGTCGGCACGGAATTCGTCTGCACGTCCATCACCTCCGGCGGGGACGGAATGGAGAAGCGCAAGAATTTCCAACAGGCGGCCCCGGAGAATCCATTCGTGAAATACCACTCCGCCCGCCGGGGCTACGTGAGCTGCACGATCGGCGATAAGATCTGGCGGACCGATTTCCGCACGCTGGATCACGTCAGCCGTCCCGGCTCGCCGCTCAATACGCCTGCATCATTCGTCGTGGAGAGCGGTTCGACGGGAATGCAGCTTGCTTGA